The genomic interval GTTAGGCTTTACATGCTTTGCAGGGGAGCTTGATTTTTTAGCAGCAAGCATTGCAGTCAAGTCAATTGGACCCTTTCCACTTACATCAATGTTTGCAGCTGCACCCACGGTTTCCATTCCATTAGAAGATTTGGATTGTTCCGCCTCCATGGAACTTCCAGTTTGTTCTCCTTCTGGGGACTTCATGGCAGTATCAAAATCTCCCAGAACTTCAAACATATCATCTGTTGTGTGCAGCACTTTGTCTAAAAGTGGTAAACTAGATGCTACTAAAATGCGCTGGAAGTCCATACCAGTCATAGCACTTATACCACCATTGATACTAAACAGAAAACAAACCATAATTTaagtattaattaattaattaactttgTATGTACTTAATTAGCATGACTTGTGTTGCTCTGAGACAACCGTCTCTTGTAAGTGCCTTATTCAATGTCattagaaagacaaaagattgtacagtttggccacGAGAGGTTCTCTATCAAAGCAGACTTTCTACCACAACTGTAAGTGACAACCATTTACAATATACAGTACAAAATGTAGCCTACTTTTAAAATCACTCTTTCACAATATTTCATGGCAAATGTCTATGGATTTCTCAAACTATATAAATAGCTAAACATTTATGCTTTTTCCATTTCACAGGTTGTGTTCGAGAAACCCATAAAGTTCTTTTCTATCATGCCAATTCTGGCGATTACTTCTGCTGGTGGAGGGAGGTGGTGGGTGTACCCATCATGGTCAGCCTTAGTAGAAATATGCCATCAATGCAAAAGATTAAGGTCTTTTTTTATCAATTCAGTGAATTCACTTCTTCTgctggggggaggggggggagaCGACCAGTGGTTAGCCCTATTAGAAATAAGCCATTAATACAAGTGATAACTAAAGTAGTTCTTTTCTAGCAATACTGTACCATCTGTGATCAGCTTTAGTAGAAGTAAGCCATCACTCAATACAACAAACCCAAAAACATATTTTAGATCtcttttgaccaaaagtcaAAACACCATTTTAAACCATCCATTTTTCAGTAGGCCATGTTTTGAATAGCTACCTTGGGATCTGCCATGCATAGTTCTCAAATTCTTCCAAAGATGTTTGCATATTTTTCAGTTCAATTATCTGCATCAAAGACAGAAAGGTCGGAACAGAATTAATGGAATCAATAGTAACAATATTAAACTTGAAAtaacttacaaataatattttctgCCTAAAGCTAACTAAAATGATTAAAGAGTTGACATTAAAATTTAGAAGACACGCagttaattatgtaattttaaaatgtatgactAAAAACCATTACGTTAATCTAGCATAACGTGAATATTGACATATGACGTATTCTGatgcttaaagtggccatatgaatgacaagtgggtatttagtttggattttaaatttattaaacAACTCTACAATgctttcctacttgaaaatgcAATGTGAAACAGTAacgaccaagtctgtgtttgtaactcaataaatttaaGAAAGTTAAAAAGTGTATACTGTaaatagtttgttattgtacatacaataacaaaacattttcacattttcttAATGTTTTGCAccttattgagttacaaacaagggatttagtatatgttgtttcacagtgATTTTCCAAGGATGATAACATAGTAAAGTAGTTTTAAAAATCCAACAGATACCCATTTGTTATTCATAGTGCCACTTTTAAGCACAATGGATAACATAACATGGATTTTAATTACATACTAAAATATGTCAACAAACCATTTTTTATACTATGCCTGAATACCACAAACATGTATAAGTTCTGCTAAATCCAAGTGGCCTTTACAGTGTACTTTTAAAGTGGCCGTATGGATGAGGattcagtatttattttggatttttaatttatggaTGAGGattcagtatttattttggatttttaatttataaaaacaatttatcatggctttctacttgacaAATCATATGCCAAATACTTGTTTGTTagtcaatacattgcaaaagcaCAGTAAGTGTGTAAAGTGTTTTGTCAGAGTACGTACGATAACAaacttttgacatatttttctaaaacttttttaaatgtatttagttacaaacacactgagacttggtctatgttgtttcacgttgatttttaaagtaggaagccatgataaaattgtataataaattcaaaatttaaaataaataccaaatcctcatccatatggccactttaaaagatGAACGAGATTTTCATTCTCCTATTTATCTTATATAGTAAGTAAACACACAGACAAATGACTCCTTCAGTGAAAAATAACTGTATAATCAattttatacttccatgcttaaACACAAAGAGTACAAAACAAACCTGAAGTGTGGCACCTTCtgataaaatcaaagttctACAGTTCTGTAACCACATCCCACCAGTGATTTCATTTCCCTTGTAAACTGTTAACATCTCTGGTTTGTTGATTCTGACGATGTCGACCGATGACTTTGATATGACACAAAGAatagggagggagggatgcCATAATAATCCTAGAAGTGTAGATAGGAAAATATAAATggtttgaatacatgtatgtatgtatgtatgtatgtatgtatgtatgtatgtatgtatgtatgtatgtatgtatctatgcatgcatgtatgtatacatgtattgggtATTTCCCAATAATTTAAATTTCTTACAATACTTTCTCATCTTTATTTATGACCATCTGACATACATGGCTGCTATGGTAACCTTTGTAGTAGGACACAGATGGCAATTCTGTGAAAGGTCACATATGCATTCACTTATTTCCGGAAGGCAACAAACACCACCATTGCCTACAGAAAGGAAATCAGCTCTGCATGCTTTTGATCATTTACTTTCTATACTATAGgaacattttttcatttcaaaacaactGTTTACTGAATGCTTCAAATCTATAAACTTGTGATGTCATATACAGTTTTCCATGTTATTCTTTTATTGTCACTattgaataattaaaatttGGAGTTTAACACATGCTAATTTCTATCATTAAAATACAGATATCACAAATTTGGATCAGGATGTCAAAAATGTAGAATTCTGTATACAAACCTTGAGCCACGGCAGTTTTCTCGATTTCTTGTACCACCTTTAGTTCAACATCAGGAACACTATCATGGAGAACAAACAGACTAATAATTAATTGAATCTATTAAGTTTTTCAATCCCATTTAAATATCACCCATAACAATTTTTAGTGTAAAAACTCATCTACTTTTAATTGAATATGGGTTACAGAATTTTCTTGGCTAAAACCCCCACTGTATGTTTGGTCTGAAAGTCTGAAAACATGtatgtcaaatgtcaaagtaaatcaaaataaagtaatCCTTGCATTTTGAACTCTGGCAATCAATTGCAAGGTCTTGATTTAATATTATAGTTGCAAACTTGACCCTATGGTCCatgacatgtaatatgatattaatgacatacatatattatggcGGAGTGGTGAGCTCATACACCTCAAATCACTGCAGATTGGTTTCAAAAACCTGCTCATactggctgggtttgattaaaaagtAACCAGATATGTATGTCAGAAGGGGGCGTTGCTCAGTTTGACCCATaaccaaacaatgcaggttttcctaAGCACTGTAGTTTCCTCATACAGATACACATTTGCTTTCAAGCTAGTGCTgtaggtaataataataataataataataataataataataatctttatttatactggatagttcgttaagtatataaacacttgtctaccaagaagtccagtgagggccatccctcgtAGGTTCAGTATTTATGCatgaggaaaccggagtactaGGGGAAAAACCTGCATTGtccagtagagtcaaactgaatgacgctcttcttacttacagtgtggtaaatttaatcgaaccctgaatggggttcaaaccccgaccgcagtgttAAATGcaaagtggtttaaccactcggccaccgacaaccctaggTTAGGTCCTCATAGGTATAGGAATGAGGTGACACTCTGGATTTGTACCAATTTGTACCAATAGCCTTtgttcaaattacatgtacatgtatgtcccaGTTAACAAGCTAATAATATAGGCAAGAGTAATTAAAGAGTCTAATGTATGGTATTTTCTAAAAACTTGCACTAGCTTTAAAATTGAGGTGTTATTTTTTCATCtgacaacaaaaaatattcactgaaaattgttactAATAACAAATTAGACATTTTATATGATAGTTAGAGGTCTATCTTATCTGTATGAAGTACATTAATAAGTTAAACTCATTGGGGTGCTGAATATTGGATGtagacctaaaaatcaatttgattggctatACAATACACCATACTATGTGCACAGCCCCACCAATTTGTTACtcataggtgattcaatactgtaaaGTGTGTAcgatattttgattaaattaatatcataactaggcaaagcccataagctcgtgcagggtagattcatttgtgaccggctgcctgggccagggttcgtacacttgatttgggtcattttccaggggtgttgaccatcaaaatttattttattgaatgacatctaattctctgacatagacgagaagtaaagaaagtcaacactctatgcagttgttggtttcaaaaaccatcatagccattagattaatattgttcattttcaatcagccaactaaccatagacccttcatgcgcatgcgtagtcactgcgcaccgcaatgcatccctgggagaaccacctaattttttcgcatagtatatacggcgcgcatgcgtactagtcattgagccgctacacGGCAGCTTTGCTGCCACTGTGCGAGCTATTATATCTTACAAAATATATTCCAAataaatgttccagttgcagctggTTCAGCCTTAAAtgagtgtatttgtatttggttCTCACCATCCTGCTACACTCCAAATTTTGATCTTGTCGTCAAACTGCACAGCTAAATAACACAGATAGTTCTCTGAGTCAGCACTCCAAGCTGCTCCAACAATGCCACTATAATGTTAACACAAATATAAAGttaaatttctatttttaaaaaaaggaggAGAAATAAAGCTGTAAAAACATTAAAGTGGAACACCACTCTGAGATATAAAATGATCTTCACAAACTTTGGGCTCTCTAGAGGCATTTCATCAAATTCATGATTTCAGATCACATATTACATTTTGCTCTATTGCcaagaaataccaaattgaaactGTTCTTCATATCTATTGTTCTTTAAATTGTAAACTGCTGCCTCATGGATATGACTACTTTTaagatgaacaatgcatatgCCTGACTATTTGAAGGAAATTAAGCACCTTCGAATCATGAATATCAACGTTCATCTCACCAATAATTTATGTCTGCTAAGACCTAGTCGGCAAGTCTACCACCGAACGAACAAGAGATGTTaaaaaaagagtttcaatttggtgtttcctgGCATTCAGGTGAAATTTACGTGATGCAAAATCATGCAATGATTCTCCAGAtcttaaagtttatgaaaattccTTTTATTTCCTGATGTAGCATCCCCATTTGAACATAGAAATACAAATTCTTTCATCTAAGTTGTGAATTCTATTGatagtacaagtacatgtatgatgtaccaGCAATTCTGTCAAGCAACTTGCTGCAAGTCTTGTAATTGCTATCACAAGGGATTTTCCATCTAATTCTCAAGGTTAGATGAAAGTATTAAAACTACTTTGTCATGTGTAAGAATAGAATGCATTCACAATAAGCTGATGGATGGGAAATACCCTTAGCTATTCAATGTCCTATTATATGATCACGCCTGACTCAATTGATAAGGGGGTTACCCACAACTGACAAACACCTTTtgtatacaatattttcaaGGCCACACAGTGTATAGCAAAGTTAGCTAGGGTATGCAAAGGGCATCATAATGAGACATATATACAAAGCTAGcattaattttagttttgaggTATTTTTTTACCTTTTGTAATTATTCAGGGGGTTTAAACACATATCTAAAACGACAATTCCAGCTGTACAAACTCAAATAGACAGAGTGGTGCAGATCAGCAGTGTGAAGTTGGGCAAATTTATCTGCTAAATTATGCCTCATTCGCCAAAAATTCAGACATTTGCTAACTTGAacattaattataataataatgttggtttcttatatagcgctttcccacaccgtgctcaaagcgctttacaattatgaCCCCCTTCTGactcaaaaaatgttcaaagtaTCACAATCCTGTCATAAAATGGTAAAAATTAGTGATGCAATGCAAATTTTTAAACATATAAAATGGTATAATGGTAAGATCGGGCTGAAAATGTGAGCAAGATCTCAGTCATACCCATATACtacccatttcaaaatgttagtGCTGAAATGTGATGATGTAGTCAGTTTAGGGAGTTCCTCTATACATCAAAGGCCAACAATACATATTACATCATCCTATATTTACTATTAACTAGAGGGTTACCCTAGGGAAAGTAACTTCCACAAATGCAACTCAAGACctgatatgtacacatacagaagATGATATTTAGATTTTTTATTCTGTATACTTATACTTACACAAGAGTTACACagctataaatgtatatttgtctgAAATATATCATAACATTATGTAAAGTGCCTCTTGTTATGCTAAGAATGTAATGATAGAGTACAGTGAAATTACTACAGCATGTGTTGCTAAGTTACACTGTTTTCTTTAACGCTGATGTCTCAGGAAAACATGGAGTAGAAAAGAATGTGCTAACGTCTCATTTATAGTTCTGAGGTTATTTCCAGAATAGTCACAGTCTTGTAGGTGTATCGCTACAGGTATGCAATGTCACCCTTGAaagaaatgacatcacttgGCATCTGGGAAGTCCCCTTTGAAGTGTGGTAGTTGAATATTTAGGGTACCCTCTAGTGAAAActgtaatatagtataatataccatCTTTTATGTATTGTTTTATGATGTTTTCTGAATAGTCAATGTGTTGTAGGTGTATCGCTACAGGTATGCAATGTCACCCTTGaaagaaatgacatcattgGGCATCTGGGAAGTCCCCTTTGAATTGTGGTAGTTGAATATTTAGGGTACCCTCTAGTGAAAActgtactatagtatagtatgccATCTTTTATGTATTGTTTTATGATATTTCCAGATTAGTCAATGTCTTGTAGTGCAGAGCTACAGGTATGCAATGTCACCCTTGaaagaaatgacatcattgGACATCTGGGAAGTTCCCTCTGAAGTGTGGTATTTGAATTGTCAGGGTACCCTATAGTGAAAACTGTACTATAGTATAACATACCATGTATTGTTGACTAGGGGATTTCCCTGGAGGGAAAGTACCTTTATTAAATTATGTTGGGTGAGGGGTCCCatggactgtacatgtatagccacCTGTCAAGTTTTTTACGGAAAAGACTAGACATTTGATAACACAATTGCATTACACTGTACAGTAAGAGAAGAAACACAAGTAAacaattacatataaattaGAAAAGATAGAAGCAAAGTCTGCTATCTGTTTGCAAAAAAATCATGcatgaaataaatcaacaaTATCATTGATAAGGTGAAGAAAACAATAAttatgtgtttctgataacatggtCTCAAAAAGTAGGGTAGGTAAGTCGagattatatttattttgttttatctttttaattgtttttattttgaaaatattgcttcgacccataTCGAAACCAAATGAattgttggtcagaataccACTGGTCAGAAAACCCCTTCTAAGatagtttgataaaatttgtACAGGCTTcaatggggaaagaaaacacaatTGCATGAAGGGGTTAAGAAGACAAGAAATTTATCTTTTTTAGGGTTGGCAATTAAACAAGGGTTGGTTGGTTATCCGAAACACaaattttttcatattttgccTTAGTACTAAAATATTAACCAATAAACACAACATAATTTTAATAAGCTGAGTGCTTTCGACTGCAACtagtcagtcttgttcacttcGTGTTAGATTGCACTGTTTATGATCACGCTGACCATCACGAAATGAGGTGATCACGGAGAATGCTCCCATAGATCTtatcattgatattttattgataCACCAGTACTGATGCCATCattacaaaatatgacattctCATACAGTTCTTACCCGTCAAATTCACCCAATGTCACAGAGTCTTCATAGGATAGATTACTATCAAAACAAGTAAATGGTTTCAAGTGTACAGCACTGCCATCAGTCCATACCAAACCATACACTGGATGTACAGCTGTAGTGTaagtacattacaatgtcacaatgtattttgaaaatatccATCTGAATCATAATATTCTCTAGTCCTGCTGACTGCAGACAAGAGTAAGTTGAGAatcgattctgacattgtccctttGGAAATGGGGAAAGTGTTAGAATCAAATCCCAACTTACTCTGCTTTCAGCAGGACTATTAATATACATACTGATACTGATGCACCTAGTTACCTTactgaaatgttcaatctttccaaccaaattcatcttcataacGCAAGACAAAAATCCAtccctacagttaaaactgaatatggggAAACTGGCATTTCACTATAGcggtgctgttctatggaacaattTACCCCCATTCATAAGATCAGCTCTGAACTTATCAATATTTAAAagatatcttaagaatgtagtctggtaatgtgggtggatatcttttaaagtaaACCTGTGCGTCTGTTtatccaattttttttcttttctttttcctgtgtacgtaatctttcaacaggttccattgccagaacagtgctaatgcactgaaatggagtctgtatatgaaagattaataaataaataaataaataaataaataaataaataaataaataaataaataaataaatatcaataaaagtTGTGGTTTTTTAAACACCAGGGGTATACAATAAAGTCATCGATGTATCAGGGGAGATATTGAGATATCCGTCCCTGATAAAATGTGGCATCAAAGCAAGTGTCATGATTAAAACTTGTATGCTTAGATACTAGTATGAGCACACAAAAAATCCCGGGACGGTCATATATAGTACTAAACGAGTGAGCGAGGGTGTGTGAGATGATCCTTGTCATGCTTGCAGACGGAacactagtcctgcttgcatacggagtaagtcgtctgGTTCCTTCCTTCTCTGTTGAGGGTCGTGTTAGTAATAGAGACCCGTAcaccgtctgtaagcaggactaacgGAACTCGAATCTAACAATGTCACTTGCCATTGGAAGGATTGGGACCATGGATGACCCGAACACCATAAGTACAGTGTCTTACATTTTATCGGGCGATAAATGTAGTGCAGGCAACCTCTTTTACGTCGTGTACTCCTATATATACTCTACATTTAGAGGTGTGTATACGgccaaaatgtcaaaatagtgTAACTTACGAAAAAATCTTACCTTGACGAAGAGTGTTTAATTTCGTTCTTCGAAGACTTCCACGACCTAGCTCCATCGTTGTCGATCGCAAAATGTAAAATGCACTACACGGCAGAAACGATATGGGTCTCTGTTTTGTATACGTGTAGTGGGTATTTCCCGCCACGTTACGTCAAACAAGCAAGAGTTCATGAAGTTCACGTCTTTCTCATGCTCGTTGAATGGAAGCTGCCATCTTGATTTCAAGTCAGGCGTTGATTGGCTCATCGACAAGGACAGCGCCCTCATTACAACAGTAATAGACCACTTTGTTTTTACCACTTGGGTCGCTATCAATCGTAATAACTGAATAAAGACACCTGGAATTCTTCATTCCTTTCCTTATTCATTCATCCCATAATA from Glandiceps talaboti chromosome 3, keGlaTala1.1, whole genome shotgun sequence carries:
- the LOC144433245 gene encoding WD repeat and coiled-coil-containing protein-like, with amino-acid sequence MELGRGSLRRTKLNTLRQAVHPVYGLVWTDGSAVHLKPFTCFDSNLSYEDSVTLGEFDGGIVGAAWSADSENYLCYLAVQFDDKIKIWSVAGCVPDVELKVVQEIEKTAVAQGLLWHPSLPILCVISKSSVDIVRINKPEMLTVYKGNEITGGMWLQNCRTLILSEGATLQIIELKNMQTSLEEFENYAWQIPSINGGISAMTGMDFQRILVASSLPLLDKVLHTTDDMFEVLGDFDTAMKSPEGEQTGSSMEAEQSKSSNGMETVGAAANIDHGNQDSSKLLMISIKDREIEDREIEVIDSISVSGLLEPDLLSYQSCTKTVALSSTAQSKIQIFSIGQRGLKKKEDFDVGGDKRPKGFCSTMDGKDLLLMVGKVTTISGAAFIPRGLTDAYDLSLRCIPLDIVQTPLILDAPGQGDLFPKGQIHLPRGGSAGLIHQCDEIDAGLIKRTRTYPTLDKAEKVEFIHFRGDKLIRKSFVLINGLLKLETLKEAFQLTFIELSVGTTKLVLSADNFGYIPLTFAPDTRMSITGRRIPDLGQSDEV